GGCGAAGCGATCGCCCGCGACATCGCGGACGAACTCGACCTCGATCCGAAACGCACGTTCCGCGTTCGTTTCAATGAGATCACGAAGAACGCGGTGCAGGACGCGCTCGCGAAGCCGGATGAGATCAACACGAAGCTCGTGGCGGCGCAAGAAGCCCGCCGCGCCATGGACCGCGTCGTCGGCTTCCCGCTAAGCAACCTGCTCGGCAAGAAGGTGGCCGGCGGCTTGAGCGCGGGCCGCGTGCAATCCGTCGCCGTGAAGCTCATCGTGGACCGCGAACGCGAGATCGAGAAGTTCATCACGGACGAATACTGGAAGATCA
The nucleotide sequence above comes from bacterium. Encoded proteins:
- a CDS encoding DNA topoisomerase I (catalyzes the ATP-dependent breakage of single-stranded DNA followed by passage and rejoining, maintains net negative superhelicity) — protein: FHVLASYGHVRDLSARKLKGEEVAGIRIKDGWKLRYAVDEKKEEGGRKRRSSQDILNELKREADRAGRVLLASDPDREGEAIARDIADELDLDPKRTFRVRFNEITKNAVQDALAKPDEINTKLVAAQEARRAMDRVVGFPLSNLLGKKVAGGLSAGRVQSVAVKLIVDREREIEKFITDEYWKI